A genomic window from Stigmatopora argus isolate UIUO_Sarg chromosome 13, RoL_Sarg_1.0, whole genome shotgun sequence includes:
- the LOC144086939 gene encoding trace amine-associated receptor 13c-like: MENSVQSELCFPQLANLSCRKSMVESTGDTILNVLLSLTCAFTVLLNLLVIVAISHFRQLHTPTNLLLLSLAISDFLVGLVVWPGEIYNKTSCWALGDIACFCYQFATFVLTATSVGNMVLISADRYVAICHPLHYNAQVTLKRIRLCVYLCWSLSFLFSCILLKDQLAHPENFSSCYGECVISIDMETGILDLVLTFIIPLSIIVTLHTRVFVVVVTQARAMRAHVTCRKVPNSLSLGARKSELKAARTLGILVLVFILCISPFYLFSIISDVGFSSTQFIYLFYFNSYVNPLIYALFYPWFRRAVKQIVTLRILQPGSREAKVV, encoded by the exons ATGGAAAACAGCGTCCAATCAGAGCTCTGCTTTCCACAGCTAGCCAACCTGTCCTGCAGGAAGTCCATGGTTGAATCAACTGGAGACACTATTTTGAATGTTCTACTTTCTTTGACCTGCGCCTTCACTGTGCTGCTCAATTTGCTCGTCATTGTTGCCATCTCTCATTTCAG GCAGCTGCACACTCCCACCAACCTGCTCCTCCTCTCTCTCGCCATCTCCGACTTCCTGGTGGGCCTGGTGGTGTGGCCCGGTGAGATCTACAACAAAACATCCTGCTGGGCCTTGGGTGACATAGCTTGCTTTTGCTATCAGTTTGCCACCTTTGTCCTCACAGCCACCTCAGTGGGAAACATGGTGTTGATATCAGCTGACCGTTACGTGGCCATTTGCCATCCTCTCCATTATAACGCCCAAGTCACTTTGAAAAGAATCCGACTTTGTGTTTATCTGTGCTGGTCTTTGTCATTTCTGTTTTCTTGCATTCTTTTGAAGGATCAGCTAGCTCATCCAGAAAATTTCAGCTCCTGCTATGGGGAGTGTGTCATTAGTATTGACATGGAAACCGGGATACTAGATCTGGTTCTGACTTTCATCATTCCTCTCAGCATTATCGTCACGCTGCACACGCGCGTGTTTGTGGTTGTCGTGACTCAGGCGCGAGCCATGCGTGCTCACGTCACCTGCCGCAAAGTGCCCAATTCCCTCTCTTTGGGCGCAAGGAAATCCGAGCTGAAGGCGGCCAGGACTCTCGGGATTCTGGTTCTCGTCTTTATTCTTTGCATTAGTCCATTTTACCTTTTCTCCATCATTTCTGATGTGGGCTTTTCATCAACACAATTTATCTACCTGTTTTATTTCAACTCGTATGTAAATCCTTTGATTTATGCCTTGTTCTACCCCTGGTTTAGGAGAGCTGTGAAACAGATTGTCACTCTCCGCATACTGCAACCTGGTTCCCGTGAGGCCAAAGTGGTGTAG
- the LOC144086935 gene encoding trace amine-associated receptor 13c-like, whose protein sequence is MENSVQSELCFPQLANLSCRKSMVESTGDTILNVLLSLTCAVTVLLNLLVIVAISHFRQLHTPTNLLLLSLAISDFLVGLVVWPGEIYIKTSCWALGDIACFCFKFASFVLVSASVGNMVLISADRYVAICQPLRYSAKVTVKRIRLCVYLCWSLSFLFCCIFLKDQLAHPENFSSCYGECVINMDMETGILDLVLTFILPLSIIVTLYTRVFVVAVSQARATRAHVTCRKVPNSLSLGARKSELKAARTLGVLVLVFILCFSPLYLFSIISDVGFSTSQFFLYLFYFNSYVNPLIYALFYPWFRRAVKQIVTLRILQPGSREAKVV, encoded by the exons ATGGAAAACAGCGTCCAATCAGAGCTCTGCTTTCCACAGCTAGCCAACCTGTCCTGCAGGAAGTCCATGGTTGAATCAACTGGAGACACTATTTTGAATGTTCTACTTTCTTTGACCTGCGCCGTCACTGTGCTGCTCAATTTGCTCGTCATTGTTGCCATCTCTCATTTCAG GCAGCTGCACACTCCCACCAACCTGCTCCTCCTTTCTCTCGCCATCTCCGACTTCCTGGTGGGCCTGGTGGTGTGGCCCGGTGAGATCTACATCAAAACATCCTGCTGGGCCTTGGGCGACATAGCTTGCTTTTGCTTTAAGTTTGCCAGCTTCGTCCTCGTATCCGCCTCAGTGGGAAACATGGTGTTGATATCAGCTGACCGTTACGTGGCCATTTGCCAACCTCTCCGTTATAGCGCCAAAGTCACTGTGAAAAGAATCCGACTTTGTGTTTATCTGTGCTGGTCTTTGTCATTTctgttttgttgcatttttttgaagGATCAGCTTGCTCATCCAGAAAATTTCAGCTCCTGCTATGGGGAGTGTGTCATTAATATGGACATGGAAACCGGGATACTAGATTTGGTTCTGACCTTCATCCTTCCTCTCAGCATTATCGTCACGCTGTACACGCGCGTGTTTGTGGTTGCCGTGTCTCAGGCACGAGCCACACGTGCTCACGTCACCTGCCGCAAAGTGCCCAATTCCCTCTCTTTGGGCGCAAGGAAATCCGAGCTGAAGGCGGCCAGGACTCTCGGGGTTCTGGTTCTCGTCTTCATTCTTTGCTTTAGTCCATTATACCTTTTCTCCATCATATCTGATGTGGGCTTTTCAACATCACAATTTTTTCTCTACCTGTTTTATTTCAACTCGTATGTGAATCCTTTGATTTATGCCTTGTTCTATCCCTGGTTCAGGAGAGCTGTGAAACAGATTGTCACTCTCCGCATACTGCAGCCTGGTTCCCGTGAGGCCAAAGTGGTGTAG
- the LOC144086916 gene encoding trace amine-associated receptor 13c-like isoform X2, which translates to MENSDQLELCFPQLANLSCRKSMVESTGDTILNVLLSLTCAFTVLLNLFVIVAISHFRQLHTPTNLLLLSLAISDFLVGLVVWPGEIYIKTSCWALGDIACFCFQLTSFVITSSSVGNMVLISADRYVAICHPFRYIAKVTVKRIRLCVYLSWSLSFLFCCILLKDQLADPENCSSCYGECVVNIDMETGILDLVLTFILPLSIIVTLYTSVFVVAVSQARAMRAHVTCRKVPNSLSLGARKSELKAARTLGVLVLVFILCFSPFYIFSIISDVGFSSSQFMSLFYFNSYVNPLIYALFYPWFRRAVKQIVTLRILQPGSREAKVV; encoded by the exons ATGGAAAACAGCGACCAATTAGAGCTCTGCTTTCCACAGCTAGCCAACCTGTCCTGCAGGAAGTCCATGGTTGAATCAACTGGAGACACTATTTTGAATGTTCTACTTTCTTTGACCTGCGCCTTCACTGTGCTGCTCAATTTGTTCGTCATTGTTGCCATCTCTCATTTCAG GCAGCTGCACACTCCCACCAACCTGCTCCTCCTCTCTCTCGCCATCTCCGACTTCCTGGTGGGCCTGGTGGTGTGGCCCGGTGAGATCTACATCAAAACATCCTGCTGGGCCTTGGGCGACATAGCATGCTTTTGCTTTCAGTTGACCAGCTTCGTCATCACATCCTCCTCAGTGGGAAACATGGTGTTGATATCAGCTGACCGTTACGTGGCCATTTGCCATCCTTTCCGCTATATCGCCAAAGTCACTGTGAAAAGAATCCGACTTTGTGTTTATCTGTCCTGGTCTTTGTCATTTCTGTTTTGTTGCATTCTTTTGAAGGATCAGCTAGCTGATCCAGAAAATTGTAGCTCCTGCTATGGGGAGTGTGTTGTTAATATTGACATGGAAACCGGGATACTAGATTTGGTTCTGACCTTCATCCTTCCTCTCAGCATTATCGTCACGCTGTACACGAGCGTGTTTGTGGTTGCCGTGTCTCAGGCGCGAGCCATGCGTGCTCACGTCACCTGCCGCAAAGTGCCCAATTCCCTCTCTTTGGGCGCAAGGAAATCCGAGCTGAAGGCGGCCAGGACTCTCGGGGTTCTGGTTCTCGTCTTCATTCTTTGCTTTAGtccattttacattttctccatcATATCTGATGTGGGCTTTTCATCATCACAATTTATGTCCCTGTTTTATTTCAACTCGTATGTGAATCCTTTGATTTATGCCTTGTTCTATCCCTGGTTCAGGAGAGCTGTGAAACAGATTGTCACTCTCCGCATACTGCAGCCTGGTTCCCGTGAGGCCAAAGTGGTGTAG
- the LOC144086916 gene encoding trace amine-associated receptor 13c-like isoform X1, which translates to MENSDQLELCFPQLANLSCRKSMVESTGDTILNVLLSLTCAFTVLLNLFVIVAISHFRHLHTPTNLLLLSLAISDFLVGLVVWPGEIYIKTSCWALGDIACFCFQLTSFVITSSSVGNMVLISADRYVAICHPFRYIAKVTVKRIRLCVYLSWSLSFLFCCILLKDQLADPENCSSCYGECVVNIDMETGILDLVLTFILPLSIIVTLYTSVFVVAVSQARAMRAHVTCRKVPNSLSLGARKSELKAARTLGVLVLVFILCFSPFYIFSIISDVGFSSSQFMSLFYFNSYVNPLIYALFYPWFRRAVKQIVTLRILQPGSREAKVV; encoded by the exons ATGGAAAACAGCGACCAATTAGAGCTCTGCTTTCCACAGCTAGCCAACCTGTCCTGCAGGAAGTCCATGGTTGAATCAACTGGAGACACTATTTTGAATGTTCTACTTTCTTTGACCTGCGCCTTCACTGTGCTGCTCAATTTGTTCGTCATTGTTGCCATCTCTCATTTCAGGCAT CTGCACACTCCCACCAACCTGCTCCTCCTCTCTCTCGCCATCTCCGACTTCCTGGTGGGCCTGGTGGTGTGGCCCGGTGAGATCTACATCAAAACATCCTGCTGGGCCTTGGGCGACATAGCATGCTTTTGCTTTCAGTTGACCAGCTTCGTCATCACATCCTCCTCAGTGGGAAACATGGTGTTGATATCAGCTGACCGTTACGTGGCCATTTGCCATCCTTTCCGCTATATCGCCAAAGTCACTGTGAAAAGAATCCGACTTTGTGTTTATCTGTCCTGGTCTTTGTCATTTCTGTTTTGTTGCATTCTTTTGAAGGATCAGCTAGCTGATCCAGAAAATTGTAGCTCCTGCTATGGGGAGTGTGTTGTTAATATTGACATGGAAACCGGGATACTAGATTTGGTTCTGACCTTCATCCTTCCTCTCAGCATTATCGTCACGCTGTACACGAGCGTGTTTGTGGTTGCCGTGTCTCAGGCGCGAGCCATGCGTGCTCACGTCACCTGCCGCAAAGTGCCCAATTCCCTCTCTTTGGGCGCAAGGAAATCCGAGCTGAAGGCGGCCAGGACTCTCGGGGTTCTGGTTCTCGTCTTCATTCTTTGCTTTAGtccattttacattttctccatcATATCTGATGTGGGCTTTTCATCATCACAATTTATGTCCCTGTTTTATTTCAACTCGTATGTGAATCCTTTGATTTATGCCTTGTTCTATCCCTGGTTCAGGAGAGCTGTGAAACAGATTGTCACTCTCCGCATACTGCAGCCTGGTTCCCGTGAGGCCAAAGTGGTGTAG
- the LOC144086903 gene encoding trace amine-associated receptor 13c-like, with product MENSVQSELCFPQLANLSCRKSMVESTGDTILNVLLSLTCAVTVLLNLLVIVAISHFRQLHTPTNLLLLSLAISDFLVGLVVWPGEIYIKTSCWALGDIACFCFKFASFVITSSSVGNMVLISADRYVAICHPLRYIAKVTVKRIRICVYLCWSLSFLFCCILLKDQLAHPENCSSCYGECVINMDMETGILDLVLIFILPLSIIVTLYMSVFVVAVSQARAMRAHVNCRKVPNSLSLGARKSELKAARTLGVLVLVFILCFSPFYLFSIISDVVFSTSHFFLYLFDFNSCVNPLIYALFYPWFRRAVKQIVTLRILQPGSREAKVV from the exons ATGGAAAACAGCGTCCAATCAGAGCTCTGCTTTCCACAGCTAGCCAACCTGTCCTGCAGGAAGTCCATGGTTGAATCAACTGGAGACACTATTTTGAACGTTCTACTTTCTTTGACCTGCGCCGTCACTGTGCTGCTCAATTTGCTCGTCATTGTTGCCATCTCTCATTTCAG GCAGCTGCACACTCCCACCAACCTGCTCCTCCTCTCTCTCGCCATCTCCGACTTCCTGGTGGGCCTGGTGGTGTGGCCCGGTGAGATCTACATCAAAACATCCTGCTGGGCCTTGGGCGACATAGCTTGCTTTTGCTTTAAGTTTGCCAGCTTCGTCATCACATCCTCCTCAGTGGGAAACATGGTGTTGATATCAGCTGACCGTTACGTGGCCATTTGCCATCCTCTCCGTTATATCGCCAAAGTCACTGTGAAAAGAATCCGAATTTGTGTTTATCTGTGCTGGTCTTTGTCATTTCTGTTTTGTTGCATTCTTTTGAAGGATCAGCTAGCTCATCCAGAAAATTGTAGCTCCTGCTATGGGGAGTGTGTCATTAATATGGACATGGAAACCGGGATACTAGATTTGGTTTTGATTTTCATCCTTCCTCTCAGCATTATCGTCACACTGTACATGAGCGTGTTTGTGGTTGCCGTGTCTCAGGCGCGAGCCATGCGTGCTCACGTCAATTGCCGCAAAGTGCCCAATTCCCTCTCTTTGGGCGCAAGGAAATCCGAGCTGAAGGCGGCCAGGACTCTCGGGGTTCTGGTTCTCGTCTTCATTCTTTGCTTTAGTCCATTTTACCTTTTCTCCATCATATCTGATGTGGTCTTTtcaacatcacatttttttctctaccTGTTTGATTTCAACTCGTGTGTGAATCCTTTGATTTATGCCTTGTTCTACCCCTGGTTTAGGAGAGCTGTGAAACAGATTGTCACTCTCCGCATACTGCAGCCTGGTTCCCGTGAGGCCAAAGTGGTGTAG